Genomic DNA from Setaria italica strain Yugu1 chromosome V, Setaria_italica_v2.0, whole genome shotgun sequence:
TCCAAAGGAAAGGCTCTTGTTCCTCCACAAAACGTAGGGAGAAAAGCATCCACCAGAACCTAAAGGAAAATTTCCTGTGAGTGATTCGTTGTGCTGGCGCTGCCTGCAACTTGCTAGAAGCTGTCATTGCTGCATCCAACACTTTCACAGTTGtgattatcaaaaaaaaaatacttcacGTACTATTGTTGCCAAAGTCTTTGGCTTAAGGCTAGCATTCTCTTGTCATTGCTTCTATGGTCAAGTGAATAGCGTGTGCGAGCCGTAGAAACAGAAAATGATGGGGATGGAGGATTAAGAAAGAAACGATAggaagagagggaaaaaaaaaggaaggaactAGAATCTCATTTATCAACGTGGAAATCTAGCTTAATTAAAATGGATATGGTGGGATTTTGTTTCATGAGCACTGATAGGGTCTTATTATATTTTCCTGCGATCCAAATAGCGTAAAGTTTCCATTCCTATGTTTTGACATCCTgtaatttttcatttttcacCGCATCTTGTTCGTACATTTTCTCCCATTCCTCTATTTTGCATTCCTGCATTCCAAACAGATCCTTGTACGGACGTTTGGCCCAACTAGAGGAAGATGTAAGCAAGAGAAAAGGGGCCAAAAGCCCATATCCAAAAAAATCTTGAGAGTAAAACGAAGTTGTTTGTGTAAGCTCGGCTCACACACCCAACTCGGCCCAACCCAGCCCACCCTTGCAAACAAGGGGTGTACTGACTGGAACGTGTAGCCCAGCATGGAGGAGGAAATGGTAAGCTGGTGACCAGCCAGACCAGCCAGACAGACAGACCGGGGCAGCGCGTAGTCACGCTCACGCTCAGGCCCAGTTGACGTGACTGGACGCGGCCCGCAAATCAAAGCCTCGCTTCCtcgaaaaaaacaaaacaaaaaacaaagccTCGCTGCGgattgcactttttttttttggaaaaaccCAGTTTGCACTTCCAATCTCCCATTTCAGTATCATCAAATTACACGCCAAGGCAATTTTGGTACATTTTGTTTGTCTCTATGCGCTTTGAATAGCGAATGGGTTATGACTCCTACCAATATGCAAAATCTCGTTACACATGGATGATCGGATCCCATAACTTCCAATCATGGAGCCATAATGTGTGATGACAACAGACGCTCAAGCATGGAGCCACAATTGTTGATGGGAAAATAGAACTCACGTAAGCAAATCTATGACGAGTGCATAGTAGGTGATTTAAGCCATGTGAGCGTGGGTAAGAAAGAACTCGTTTGGTGAGGGAGAGTCATACAATGGGTCcgttcgcttcaacttataagccggctgaaaagttgaaacgactgatttgttgtgagaggaaaacactgtttggtggttgataagccggctaaataagctgaagcgaacaggcccaataGCGTTATACTGTGCATGGTAGCCATCAATGATAGTAGCTCATATCCCCTTCATATAACACGTGTTGTCCCATCTCTTTCACTAACAGTTGCTTTTGGCTATCCGTTACACTGTAAGGAGTCAAGAACAACTTCTTGTTACTTGGTTTACGTTATCAGAATTTTGtattatttttcatcactttaTCCAGTTGTTTTTTGAGGACACCTATATTTCTGTCCGACGTGGCTCCCTATGAGAACTAAAACTGTCTGACGTGGCGTGGGTAGCTTCGTCATTTCGCAAAAGCAAAAATGCAACAgcaggcagcggcggggcggcgccccTACCCAACCCAGCCCCGTTTCTGGACCGCTCCTCCACTCAACCCCAGTCGACCGTTGGGCTCGCCAACGTTCCAAATGTCACGTGATCTCCCCCTTTCCCACCTCCTCTTCTCTCACCTCGCGCTCCTCCCCCCTCCTCGTAGATTACCGTTGGGGCGAGTGCGGCGCAACCAAACCCAGCTGCTAAACCCGCGACAGGACAAACAGCTCAAAGTTCATCTCGCCCAGCTTGATCGCACTTAACCCACCACTCGCTCGCGCCTGGGATTTTCTTGGAGATCGATCGGTCGATTGCTTGCCGTCAGCCACCGGGAGAGCGCTCCCTTCTTGTCTTTCCCACGCCCCAGGTAAGCTCAATCTCTCCTCGCTGCTTTCGGATCGCTTCTCAGTTCCGTCGGTCCGATTCTTGGGGTTTGTCTTTCATAATTCCTTGCCTGGGTTCTTCTTGATTCCAAAGATTGATTCTGTCCTGGCAGATTTCCTTGAGTCGAATTCTCGCGATTCTAGTTCTTTCGGTGCAAAATTGGCTCCGATTCGATCGGGCAGTTCCGTTTGATCTACGATACCTCAAAACTGAAATTCTTGCTCTTGTTTGTGGCAATGGGGAAAAAATCCCCCTGTTCGATTTCGCCAAGAACAGCGTTCGCGTGGGGAATTCTTTTTGCAATCAACTGAAACTAGATGTGCTGTGATTCTAATTTCTCTCTCGAGTTCTGATTAATCGATTTCCACCACCAGGTTGAGACTGCCGGCCGCGGATCAAAAGTTCAAACATGACGACGCTGTCTTCCGGCGTCCTCCTCAAGCTCCTGGACGGCATGAAGACCGGTGCCGCCAAGCCCGTGGGCGAGCACCGGACGGCGGTGCTGCAGGTGACGGACATCGTGCCGGCGGAGCTGGACGAGAAGGACCTGTTCCCCAAGCACGGCAAGTTCTACGTCAAGGTCTCCGACGCCTCGCACTCCATCTACGCCACGCTCCCGCTGGCGCAGGCCGACCTCGTCCTCTCCAACAAGCTCCACCTCGGCCAGTTCGTCCACGTCGACCGCCTCGACCCGGCCTCCCCGGTCCCCGTCATCGTCGGCGCCAAGCCGCTCCCGGGCCGCCACCCGCTCGTCGTCGGCACGCCCGACCCGGCCGCCAGGGCCAAATCTGCCGCGCCGCGCAGGGGGTCCTGGGGCCCCGAGCAGAACGCCAGCATCAAGCCCACCACGCTCAACTTCGACGCCGAAAAGACGCCGGTCAAGGAGCGCCCGGCCATGTCGACGCCGGTCAGGGAGCGGGTGGGCGCGGCGACACCTGTGAGGGAGCGCGGGGTCGCGGCGACGCCTGTGAGGGAGCGGGGCgtcgcggcgtcgccggcgctgAGCTCTGCGTCGGTGAGGAAGAGCAGCAGCGTGCTGCCCAGACTGCTAACCAGGAGCAAGAGCTTCGTAGCAGACAGGGACCAGCATCCCAGGATCCCCAAGAGCCCGTTCCCCACTGTACGGTCAATCTCAACTGAAAATGTTGGGGGCAAATTGCGCATTTGATTACTTTCAGACGTGAAATTCAATCTTGATTTCTGATAGTGAGCTGCAATGCCGTGTAGGAGAAGAGCTCAGTGAGCTGTACAGCCTCGCGGGCGACGAGGAGAGTGGCGAAGGAGGAAGAGCCCTCCTCGCCTCCTTCAGATGATGAGCTCGGCAGCTCGGCGACGTCCTCCAAGAAGAGACCGTCAACGGTTGCTCGTGTGCCGGTGCCAGGGAAGCTCAGTTTACTTGGAAAGGTATGATCAGATCGAGCAGCAACGTAGCACCCCGTTGCCATGGAATCGAGTCATGTTTGTCTTTGTCTGAACTGGTTTCTTTATGCTGTGTTCAGGACGCCATTGAGCAGAGGGAGCACGCGCAGAAGGCCGCTCTTGAGGCGCTGCGCAATGCCTCTGCCACTGACAACGTGGTCAGGATCTACAAGTACGTGTGATTTCTCGTGGCGATCAGATAGTGATTGCGTGTGTACAATGCAGTGCTGGATGAATGTGGTGACCAAAGCTTGATCTGACGATATCCGTTGCTGTTGCTGAACAACATTGCAGGATCTTCTCTGAACTGAGCAAGACGGCGAGACCGGACACGCCGGGCTCCTGCTTCGACAGCTTTCTCAGCTTCCACCAGGAGGCCGTGCAGGCAGTCACCGACATTGAGGCGATCCAGGCGGCCACCTCGATGGCCGCTGCCGTGGCGAGCGACGAGCAGCCCGAGGACGCGCCGCCGGTCCTGCAGGAGATAGCCCAGAACAGGTCAGTCGTGCGGCGGAGAggcatcggcggtggcggcagcggcgtgtcCAAGTCCGTGTCGTTCGCGCCCGGCACGTTGGATCCGAggcaggacgacggcggcggcaagacCGTCCGGAGCTCGAGTGCCAGCAGAAAGTGCCTCGCCATGGACAAGATCGGCGAAGACGGTGGCGACGAGAAGAGATCGTCCTCTTCTGCTCCTCCATCTGCCATCGCCACTGCCACTGCCCACTCTGCTCTGGGCTCCTCGCTGAAGCTGGCGAAGCAAATACTGGCCGAGGCGGGGAGCTGGTTCATGGAGTTCTTGGAGGCCGCGCTGGAGACCGGGTTGAAGAAGAGCAAGGCATCGGCCACGGGAGACGGGCGGAAgcagagcagctgcagctgcccgCAGGCGCTGATGCTGCGGGTGATCAACTGGGTGGAGATGGAGCAGAGCGGCGGCGACAGCAGCGGCAGGAAACCGGCACACCC
This window encodes:
- the LOC101784596 gene encoding uncharacterized protein LOC101784596, whose translation is MTTLSSGVLLKLLDGMKTGAAKPVGEHRTAVLQVTDIVPAELDEKDLFPKHGKFYVKVSDASHSIYATLPLAQADLVLSNKLHLGQFVHVDRLDPASPVPVIVGAKPLPGRHPLVVGTPDPAARAKSAAPRRGSWGPEQNASIKPTTLNFDAEKTPVKERPAMSTPVRERVGAATPVRERGVAATPVRERGVAASPALSSASVRKSSSVLPRLLTRSKSFVADRDQHPRIPKSPFPTEKSSVSCTASRATRRVAKEEEPSSPPSDDELGSSATSSKKRPSTVARVPVPGKLSLLGKDAIEQREHAQKAALEALRNASATDNVVRIYKIFSELSKTARPDTPGSCFDSFLSFHQEAVQAVTDIEAIQAATSMAAAVASDEQPEDAPPVLQEIAQNRSVVRRRGIGGGGSGVSKSVSFAPGTLDPRQDDGGGKTVRSSSASRKCLAMDKIGEDGGDEKRSSSSAPPSAIATATAHSALGSSLKLAKQILAEAGSWFMEFLEAALETGLKKSKASATGDGRKQSSCSCPQALMLRVINWVEMEQSGGDSSGRKPAHPRAAAIARKLRIKAKNP